One Rhinoraja longicauda isolate Sanriku21f chromosome 18, sRhiLon1.1, whole genome shotgun sequence DNA segment encodes these proteins:
- the mdka gene encoding midkine a, with translation MQPRVLFSLAFMLMLVLMAGSSDAGRTKKEKGKKSNSACKEWEWGVCEPASGDCGTGLREGSCKESDDTKTVKCKVPCNWKKQFGSDCKYKFGNWGECDTETGLKTRNGTLKKALFNAECEQAVKVTKSCDKSKSKSKGKKGRKGM, from the exons ATGCAGCCCCGCGTCCTTTTCTCGCTGGCCTTCATGCTGATGCTCGTCCTGATGGCAGGAAGCTCGGATGCTGGAAGGACCAAGAAAG AAAAAGGAAAGAAATCCAACTCTGCCTGcaaggagtgggagtggggagtgtGCGAGCCAGCATCAGGTGACTGTGGCACCGGCCTGCGTGAGGGATCCTGCAAGGAGAGCGATGACACCAAGACCGTGAAGTGCAAGGTGCCCTGTAACTGGAAGAAACAATTTGGAA GTGACTGCAAGTACAAGTTTGGAAACTGGGGAGAGTGTGACACTGAGACTGGCCTCAAGACTCGCAATGGCACTCTAAAGAAGGCTCTGTTCAACGCGGAGtgtgagcaggcagtgaaggtcaCAAAGTCCTGTGATAAGTCCAAGTCAAAATCAAAAG GTAAGAAGGGAAGGAAGGGGATGTGA